Genomic segment of Paenibacillus sp. FSL R5-0912:
AATACGCTCACTGTGAATGGCGAAGTACAGCCTTCAGCTGTGGGATGGTCGGATACCCTAGACCAGGTAGACTGGGCTCACCTGTCCGGCAGCACAGCCGGTGCTGATACCGGATATTATTTTCCCCAGAATGTATCGCTTAGCGCCAAGAGAGAGGCCAGAACAGGGAACTGGAAGCAGATCAATCCACGTCCGGTAACCCCGTCCACAACGATAACCCGCAATTATATGACCTTATGGCTGGATCATGGCGTGAATCCGGGTGGCGGGGAATATCAATATGTCCTGCTGCCGGGCAAGACCGCTGCTCAAGTGGCTGCTTATGCCGCAGCGCCTGATATTGAAGTACTGACAAACACATCCTCTGTTCAAGCGGTAAAAGAAACGAAGCTGGGCATCATTGGGGCGAATTTCTGGGAAGATGGGGCCAGCTCCGTCGATCTGATCTCAGTGAACAAGAAAGCATCGGTCATGACCAGAGAAGCCGAAGAGGGCGCTTTGGAACTATCGGTCAGCGATCCGACACAGTTAAATACCGGTGTAATTGAGGTTGAACTGGACCGTTCGGCAAGCGGATATACTGCAGATCCCGGAATTACAGTGACGCAGCTCAGCCCGACCATCAAATTAACAGTCAATGTCAACGCAGCCAAAGGCAAGACGTTCAAGGCCTTCTTTGAACCGGGCAGCGGTATGCCGCCAACCCTTCCTGGAGAAGAGGTTATTGTGGACAATAGCGACACCACAGGTGTGCTAAAGACGGGAAGCTGGAAGACCTCTGCGGTACAGACCGACCGGTACGGAATCAACTATGTACATGATGACAACAGCGGCAAAGGCAGCAAAAGTATTGCGTATACACCCGAGTTGCCCGTCACCGCCACTTATAGCGTCTATATGATGTGGCCGGAGCATTTTAACCGCTCCACTGCAATCCCAATTGAAGTCATTCATGCCGGCGGGACGGCAACACTCACCATAGACCAGACCTCAAACGGCGGGGTATGGAACTTAATCGGAACGTACACCTTCAATGCCGGCACCTCCGGCAGTGTGACGATCCGCAATAACGGAACAAGCGGATATGTTGCTGCCGATGCGGTCAGATTTGTGCGTAACCCGTAACTGGTAGCATTGTAGACCGATTGACCCTGGATTATTTCACCCTTGACGGTCTTCACCCGAACGAGGCTGGCTTTCAGCGGATTGCTGAGCTGGCTGTTCCTTTTCTGGAGCGCATTTGAACCGTAAATAGATAACAGCATTGTCGGACAAGAACATATACGCACAGAAAGCCGCCGGATGGGCGGCTTTCTGTGTTTTCAAAGAGGTTTCAATCAGGAATTCAAATGCAGCTGCCGGTATTCCGTCGGGGTCATGCCATAGTATTTCTTGAAATTGCGCAGAAAGCTGGAGAAGTTGGTGTAGCCGACCTGCTCGGCAATATCATTCAGCTTCATGGGGGTTTCCAGCAGCAGCCGGTGAGCGGCCTTCATGCGTACTTCAATCAGATAGTCGACAAAATTGCTGAAGGTATATTCCTTGAACAGCTTGCTTAAATAATTGGGGCTGATGCTGAACCGGTCCGCCAGATAATTAACGGAAATGTCACTCTGGGCGTAATGCTCCGTAATGTAAGAGAGAACGCTTTCAATCAACTCGCTGCTTTTTTTCTTACTGCTCCGTTTCTCCTGCAGAGACTGAATCAGTTCAGTCATCAGCGAGCTTAGAACCATCCGCATCTCGTACAATGTCTCGCATTGCTGAAGGCGGATGAACACCGCTTCATGCTCCGTCTGAAACTGTTCATTCAGGCTGGAGTCTGCTGCGGTCCGCAGCGCTTTCAGAATGACCTGCAGGCAGAGCTGGACCATCATCTCTTTGGACAGATTGCATCGCGCCGCCCGTTTGAACAGCTCCTCCAGCACGATTCCGGTTTTCTCCGCGTCCACCTGCTTGACCGTTTCCTGCACGGCATCAACGGATTCAAAGACCTCAAGCAGCCTGCCGCTGTCCCATGCGCCAACATCGTTTGAGGTGATGAGCGCATTATGACCCATGAGAATTTTACAGGATATCAGCCCTGCCGACTCCAGATAAGATTTGCGGATATCTTGAAAATGATCGTAATACTCACCCATGCTGACAGAAATTGTCCGTCTGAACTGCACCTCAACATAGGCCATGAAATACTCTCCGAATGACCTGGCTTCCGCTGTATTCTCCGCACGACCTGCATCCCTGAAGCTCAGAATCATTACCGCCTGATCATCGTTCATCTGAATCGCAGCCCCTTTGACCTTGTCCTGCCGGGAGCGGATCATCTCTTCAGCTACATTACACAGCGCGTACAGGTACAGATTCATGTCTCCAACCTTCTCCAGCATAGCCTTATTATCGAATTCAATGGTGAGGACGATATAATGCTGCGGATACAGTTCAATGCCCACATGATTAAGCATGGGCTCAGCGGAGGTGAATTTCGTCCGGTTGCCGGTCAGAATATCGAACATAATCTGCAGCTTCAGCGCCGGAATGCTCTCGTGGAGCTTCTTTTCTGCAATGGAATAGCCGGTGAATACCTGCTCTATTCTGTTCTGCAGATCATTATAGGAGAGAGCCTGTGAGGATGTTGCGCTCTGGAAACCAGATGGCGTGCGCACTGTAATCTCTTCCAGCCTTGCAATGAAAAACTCCATGGGAGCAAACCAGCGGTGATTGACGAAGCGGCTTGCAGAAACCGCGATGACAACCATGAGCACGGCCATGGCGATCAGAATATAGCGCACTGTAAGCGAAAGCGTACTGAGCTGCTGCTGGGATACGATGTAAATCAGCTTCCAGCCGGTATACGCAGAGTTATCGTAGAATACGAGATTTTTCCCGGTGGCCGTTTTCTCTACCACGTACCCCCGCCCTTCGCGTGCAAGTACCCGGGATGCGTAGCTGTTGTCCAGAATGCTCTGATGAATCAGCTTAGGGTCCTTATGGGACAGCACGTTCCCGTTCCGGTCGACCAGAAATACATTGTAGCTGTCACTGAATTGCAGATCGCCGAACATCTTCGAGATACTCTTTTCATTAATTCGCGTGACCATTACACCGCTTCTGTCTTTGGGTCCGGCGGTAAAAGGGTAATTGCGGACAAGCAGGAAATCGCTGCTCTCTGCTGCCGGAGGAGAGGCATTCCATTTGCCGGTCTTGCCGCTGCCGGTGAAGGAATTGATCCAGCCCATGGAAGGCGCTGATTTCAGCGGGTAATAGTCGGACGCAGAGAGGAGCTTGCCGCTTTTCTCCGAATACAGATAGATCGCCTTCATATTAAAATTGGCTGCGAGATTGTTGCCCAGCTGATCCTGGAGCATAGAGAGGCCCAGCAAATGCTGTGCGGAATCCGGGCCGGCGTCCTCAAAAAAAGACCGGGTATCATTACTCCGCAGCAGATTGATGGTGGTCAAATCGATTTCCTGAAGTGTGCTGTCTACCCGTTTGCTGATCTGGCTCAGCACATTCTGATTGGAACCAATCACCTGCCTTTCTAACTGGCGGATAGAGCTGATATAGCTGATCGCCACAGTCATCAAGATAATAAGGATGAATAATGCGGTATAGATGAGCTGTACTTTGGCAGAAATTCTTCTCTTCACTTGCTATCGCTCCTTAACCGGCGGATGTTCACTTCATTATATGACATAATGCAGCGGTAAGCGGGTGTCACTTTCCATTATGATGTAGCGTTATCTACAAATATTCGCCGGATAGCGGGAGATGAGAGTTCATTGTAGGTTCTGCAACTATTCAGTCTGCCGGATAGCCCGCTATAGTTAGGTGGAGGCCAGGCGCCAGGCTTCACCGTATTAGCAAGACCTAATCTGCCCAACATCACAAGTCCATTGGAGGTCAAAAGAATGTACAGAAACAGAAAGCTCACCCCCGCGTTTCTCGCGGTGCTGCTGCTAGGAACGGCGGCTTTGTCCGCATGCGGCAACAGTAACGGAAACGCCGGCACGTCCGAAGGGCCATCCCCGGCCGCTGCCTCACAGGCGCCAAGCGCAGATCCCTATGCTTCGCTGCCCAAGGAAATATCCGGTTCCATTTATGACAGGGGGCAGGTGGCAACGGGAGAAGGCTCTTATGAAGAGAACCGCTGGACAAAGTATATCAATGAGAATTCCGGAGTGAAGGTGAGTTGGGTGCCGATTCCGCGCAATCAGGAGGCGGATAAATTCAATGTGCTGATTGCTTCCGATCAGGCGCCGGATATGATGACTACCTTCAACCGCGACTTTATTGTCCGCTGGGCCGATGAAGGAGCCATTCAGCCGCTGGATGAGTATATCGACAAGTACAGCACCAGCTACAAAAAATATCTGCAGGAGCATCCCGAGCTGAAGCCGTACCTGACCCTGGATGACGGTAAAATCTATGCCATCGCCAGCATGCGGCCTGCCCGTGCCAATACCGCCATATTCATCCGGCAGGACTGGCTGGATAAACTCGGGCTGGCTATGCCGACTTCGGTGGATGAGCTGGTGGAGGTCGCCAAAGCCTTCCGGGACAAAGACCCAGACGGCAACGGTGCGGCCGATACCATTCCAATGGCGATGTCAACGGCCTACACGGCGATAACTGACGACTGGTATATGGCACGCAGTGCGGCCTGGTTCGTAGAGGACGGGAAGCTCACCCAGAGCTTCTTCACCGAACGGTATAAAGACGCGCTTGCTTTCCGCCAGCTTGCTTACCATGAGAGTCTCGTTGACAAGGAATTTGCGACAGATAAGGAATTTTCGCGGCAGAAGCAGCTGTGGACCACGGGTCGCTCCGGCATCTATTTCAGTAACCTGAACATGGACAATACCATTACCGAGCTGCGGAAAAATAATCCGGAGGCCACACTGGCCGCAGTTCCGCCTCTGTCCACGAAATATGGAACGAACGGCTATGAGGTCGAAGTCCCTAACCATCTGCTGACCGCTTTTAACAAAAACATGAAAAATCCGCAGGCCGCGATGGAATTTATCGACTGGATGCTGGATTCAGGCTGGGAGCCGCTGACCTATGGAACTGAAGGCGTACATTATCAGTTGAAGGACAGCATTCCGGTCACAACCGATTTTGACAAATGGAAGACTGAGGTCGGCTATGCTTCGGAATACCGGCTGGTTCAGCAGGAGCAGCAGACACCGGATTATTTGGTCACCCGGGCAGGGGACAGCAAAGATGATCAGGATATGGCTGCCCTCAAAAGTACGATTATAAAGAACAGTGAGACCTATACCTTCCGCAAGGATCTGCCATATATCCCGCCAGTTGCGGAATACGCCTCCATCGCCGGCCAGTTTGAAACCAAATGGAAAGAAATCAACACCCGTATGGCGATGAGCAATCAGACACCGGATGAAGCGGTCGAAGAGCTGCGCCAAGCCTGGAACAGTCTGGACGGAGACAGTGTAACCGCCAAGGTTCAGGCCTGGTACGATGCGAACAAAGACAAGCTGAAGTAAAACATACGGTTCTTGGATATAAGGGAGCTGCGGAATGTACCCTATTCCAGGCTCCCGAAATGTATAGAGGAGTGAGAAAGAGCTATATGCCAAAAACATTGCACCAGCCCTCCGGTCCGGCGGCCATACGCTCCAAAGGCCTGAACAAGCCGGGGCGGGGCCTGCTATTTTATCTCTACCGGGACCGTTATCTGTACTTGTTCCTTATTCCGGCCATGTCCTATTTCTTCCTGTTCAAATTTGTCACCCTGTACGGCGAGCTGATCGCTTTCAAGGATTTCCGTCTGCTGGACGGGGTTTGGGGCAGTCCCTGGGTGGGGCTTAAGCATTTCCATACTTTGTTTGAAAGCGCTGATTTCTGGAATGTGCTGCGCAATACCCTGCTGCTGAATTTGTACAATCTTGTTTTTGCCTTCCCGGCTCCGATCCTGCTTGCCCTGCTGCTGAATGAGCTGCGGGTGAACTGGTTCAAGCGGGCTGTGCAGAACATGCTGTATTTGCCTTTTTTCATCTCATGGGTAGTTCTGGCGGGGATCATTGTCTCTTTGCTGTCACCTTCCACCGGAGTAGTGAACGCGGCCCTGCGCCTGTTCGGGATCGATCCGGTTTACTTCATGACCAGCACCTTATGGTGGCCTGTGGTGTTCATTGTCTCCACCATCTGGCAGAGCGCGGGCTGGGGCACGATTATCTATATGGCCGCTATCTCATCTATTGACCCCGGCTTATACGAAGCGGCCAAAATCGACGGAGCCACCAAACTGCGCCAGATCTGGCATATTACGCTGCCGGGTATCCGCGGGACCATTGGTGTCCTGTTGGTTCTGCAGATGGGGAAGATGATGGATGTGGGCTTCGAGCATATCTTTAATCTGCAGAATGCCGCTGTCTTCAGTGTATCCGATGTCATCAGCACGTTCGTGTACCGCACAGGGCTGCAGAACGCGCAATACAGTCTGGCAACGGCTGTGGGATTATTCCAGGCGCTGATCGGGCTGATTCTGGTGCTGACTGTCAACAAAATTGTGAAAAAGCTGGGAGAAGGCGGATTATGGTAAACCGACTGAAAAGTATGCCGCTGTATTTGTTTCTGGCCCTGTGTGCGTTCATTACAGTGTTTCCGCTTCTGAATATTCTGGCGATGTCGCTGAGCAGCAGCCGGGCGATCATTTCGGGTGAAGTGGTATTGTGGCCGGTGGAAATTACCGTTCAGGCCTATAAACAGCTGTTTATCGACGGGCAGCTGCTCATCGCCCTCAAGAATACAGTGATCATCACAGCCGTAGGTACTATACTCCAGATGATTGCAACCACACTGGCCGCATATACGCTTTCGAAACGGAGATTGAAAGGACGGCAGATCTTTACGTTTATGGTCATGTTCAGCATGCTGTTCGGCACCGGGCTGATCCCGCTGTTCCTGCTGGTTAAGCAGCTGCACCTGATCAATACCTTCTGGGCGATCTGGCTTCCCGGGCTGGTAAGTGCTTACAATCTGTTTGTGATGAAATCATTTTTTGAAGGCCTGCCGGCCGAGCTGGAGGAATCAGCGACGATTGACGGCGCAACGGACCTGACGGTGTTCTTCAAGCTGACGCTGCCTTTATCCAAGCCCATCTTGGCTGCGATTTCGCTGTTCTATGCGGTTGCTCTGTGGAACACCTATTCCAATGCCTTGTATTTCATCAGCAAATCGCAGCTGCTGCCTGTAACAGTCAAGCTGTACCAGATGCTGCAGACGCCGATTGATTCCCTGCTTGCAGGCGGGGATTCCTCCCAATACATCCAGCCGGAGGGGCTGAAGGCCGCGGCGATCATCATCACTGTGCTGCCAATCCTCTGCGTTTATCCGTTTTTGCAAAAGCATTTTATCAAAGGGGTTCTGCTGGGCTCGGTGAAGGGCTGAAGTGCAGAATTCCATTTCCGGAGGGAACACATGAAGGTGACTACAAACTATACACTCGGTTCATTTGCGTTTGATTTACGGAAAAGTCTGGCCCCCCCGGAACATCTATGGGTGTGCAGCGGCTATAGTACAGTTGCGCCTTCCGCGCGAACGGTCTGCGGCGTTCAAGGCTGCTATTCACCGCCTTTTGCCGCCAAGGATCTGGGCGTGAAACTTCATATAACAGCGGACGGACATCCTGTCCGGGATAACGGAGACTTAGGCAAAGGGGACTGTGGCGTACTGTATGCGAAGGGCGTCTGGCAGCCTGATCAGATCAAAAGGCAAGGGACCTATCATCATCTGATGGAAGGAGAGCTGTTATCACTTGCGGTGTCCAGTGAATTGACGCCTCTGACGGATACCCATGGCTTCCTCCTGACTCAGCGGATCAAGAACCGCAGTCGTAGAACGGTAACGGTTGCGGTTCTACCGGAGCTGGTGCCGGGAAGCCCGGCCATGGTTCCGCTGGACGATTGGGACTATGGAGCACCGCTGACCTCTGCCGGTCCTGCGCTGCAGCTTGAGGAAGGAATCTGGGAGAATGAACAGGTCCGTATTACCCTGCTTCGGGAAGGCGATCAGGAGCTGAGCCTTGGAGAAGGGAAGGAGGCCGTGTTCCGGCTGGCTGCGGTTCTGACTCCTGCCGGACAAGAGTTCCGTTGGGAAGAAGGGCAGACCCTGAAAGAGCTGGGGGGGCGGACAACCGCTGTCTGGGAGCACCGGCTTGAGGAGGCCTGCCGTGAATTGCCGGTGCTGCAATCGGATATTCCGGGTCTGGAAGACTATTACCGCCGCTCATTGATCAGCGGGATGGTCTGTCTGTGGGAGAATCCGGAATTCGCCATTCAGCCGTTTCCTGCCGTTTCCGGGCTGGAAGGTGCCGGAATCTGCTGTTATCCATGGGATGCGGGGGGATACGGTGCAAGAACGCTGGCGCTGATGCTGGGGAAGGACAAAGCGGCAGAGCTGGCTAGTCTGATGGCAGCCAGCGGCATTGAACGGCACTCCCGGTTTGCTCCCAGCGGACAAGGCGCCCATGTGCCCTATTCGTATAGCTTATGGTCCTTCCTGAACTTTGCCTGGTCGATCTTTGTACTGCACGGAGAAGGGGCAAAACTGTTCCCGACCATGCGGACACTGGCCTTATATGACGATAGCCGGTTGCCGGAGTGGAATGAGCTGCTGGATTACGGCCTTCAACCGAACCTGCTGGAAATGCGGGGGGCAGGCTATGAACATATTGTAGCCAGTCCGAATGCCGAGCGGGCCTGGAGCTATGACCGCTTGGCCGATCTGGCGCAGCATCTGGATCTGGCGGCGGATCAACCCGCACAGGAATGGCGGGACAAGGCGGAGCGTATCCGCCAGTCGATCCGCACCCATCTGTGGGATGAGGACAAAGCCTGGTTCAAGGCCATATATCCCGAAGGCCATGCGGAATCGATCTATTCGATTCAATATTATGACGCGCTGCGCTTCGGGGCCTGCACCGAGGAGATGAAGGAGGGAATGTTCGCACAGGTTAGGGATGGGGCATTTCTCGGCAAATACGGCGTAAGCAGTATCTCGGCCGAAGATGAGCTGCATTATGAGCAGAATGATCCGGACTGGTCGGGAGGCGGGGCTTATACCGGGGATGGGCCGATGCTGGCGCTGACATTGTGGGAATCCGGACGCGATGAGCTGGCGTGGGATACATTGAGGCGTCACTTCTGGATGGGGCAGCATCTGCCGTATTATCCGCAGGAGCATTACTGTGACCGCCCGGCTGTACCCGTGCATAAGCGGGCGAATGTGGTCGCAGGCTTGGCCGGTGCGGAAGCCATTCTGTTCGGCCTGGCCGGTCTTGATCCCCGCCTGGACGGCAGCTTATGGATTCATCCCCGCCCGCCCGCTGAAGGAAGGGTCTCTCTTTCCGGTTTCGCTTTCCGGGGGCATATCATTGATGTGCGGATGAGCCCGGAATGGTGCGAAATCATCTGTGATGAAGAGGTAATCTACAGCGGTGTGCCCAGCCTCCGTGAGGTTGTTCAGTCCACCGGGAGCCGGAGGAATTGAAGAGAGAGAAAGGAGCGGACGCTATGAAGGGAAACTGGAATTTCGAGCTTGTGGTGGTGGGAGCCGGAGTCGGCGGGATCAGCGCAGCCCTGGCCGCTGCGAGGTTGTTCCGGCGGGTGCTGCTGATTGAGGCGGGGCCTGAAGTCGGAGGCACCGGCGTCTTCTCCAGCGTCTCGCTGATCTGCAATTTCCGCGACAGAATGGGACGCCCGGTTACAAGCGGCATTCACCGCGAGCTGTTCCCGGCGGCGTATACCCATTACAACGAACAGCGGGTGCCGACCTATGATGAGCAGTCTCTGAAGTCCACCTACCAGCAGCTCCTGGAAGCCGAGCCAACGCTAACTGTGTGGACCGGGTGCTCGGTGAAAGAGGTTGATGTGGAGAAGGGTCGGATTCAGCGACTTCACCTTCAGGGCAATCAGGCTGGAACGGTTGCCGCAGAGGTATTTCTGGATGCAACGGCGGACGGTAATCTGTCCGCAATGGCAGGGATGCAGTACGAAATCGGCCGTGAAGGTGACGGCAAGCTGCAATCAGCCACCGCCACCTTTCGTGTGAGCGGCTTCGATCCCATGAAGCTGAAGAATCCGGATATCCAGACCTGGCCGGCGATCCATTCCCTGCGGCTTGAGCTGCTGCCGTATTATCAGGAGCTTAAGGACAAGGGGGAGACCGCTAATCCAAGGCAGAGCATCACCTGCTTTCCTTATCCGGACGGCAAGTCGCTGCTCTTCAACTCCACCTCTGTGCTGGGAGTGGACCCTACCTGTCGGGATTCAGTAAGCCTGGGCATGGAGGAGGGTACCCGGCAAGCCAATGAACTGTTCGGGGCCATCTGCGGGCATCCGGCATTCCGGCAGGCCAAGCTGGATTATATCGCGCCGCGACTCGGTGTCAGGGAAGGCCGGCGGATCACTGGTGAGTATGTCCTGACAGCCGAAGATTGCCTGAACAACCGGCATTTCGGGGATATGATTGCAGCATGCGCCTACTCACTGGACATTCACAGCCCGGATGGAGGAGCGACCCGGCTGGAGCGCATTCCCGGGGACGGATATTACCATATTCCCTATCGTTCCCTGATCCCCGTGGGCTGCTCCAATCTCCTGCTTGCCTCCCGCTGCATCAGCGGAACCCATGAGGCGCACAGCTCTTACCGGATCATGGCGTCGGTCAGCGCCATCGGTGAAGCGGCGGGGGTTGCTGCCTCGCTGGCCGTGATTCAGGGGAAGGCGGATGTAAGGGAGGTGATGCCTGCACATATCCGTTATGTGCTGCAGCTGCGGGGGCAATTCACAGATGGTGAAGTGGAGCGGATTCCGCTTCCGGCCAGTCCGCATCAGGAACAGCCTGTATCATTGGAACCGAACTTCAAGTCAAGTCATGACTGACCATTCAGAAGGGAGGAACGGGCAACGATGAGGAGAAGAGGCAAGCAAGCAGTGTGGGCGTTGATCATCCTGCTGGTATTCTCCATGGCGGCAGAGGGGTTCCCCTCTGCTGTCTACGGAGAACAATTGAGAGCGATTGCATCAACTGGGGGAATCATACCGCCGGATGCTTCGGGTACTCCCGCCAGCGTAACGGAGTCCGTCTATGAAGAACTGGGGTCCCCGGTCATTACAGACTGGGAAGACTTCCGTGGCAGCTTCGGTAAGCATACGCACGCTTTGGCTCTGGAAGCGGAGGACATCGTCATTGACGGTGCAGTGGACGAGTGGAGCCGCTACGCAGAGATCCGGCTGCCGGAGGCTGCCGGACAGGTACTGGTCGAAGGCTGGGGAGGGCCTGCGGATGTGTCTGCCAGCGTGTATCTCGCCTATGACCAGAGCTACTTCTACTGGGCGGCGAAGGTGAAGGATAATGTGCATGTTCCTGTCTCCGACAGCACCATGTGGAGAGGGGACAGTATCCAGTTCGCCTTCAGTCCCGGCGGCAGCTACGGGCCGGAATACGCCATCAATTATATGGACGGGCAAGCACATGTCTGGCAGTTCAGCGAAGGCGGAGCCCCAGCAGGAGAGGAAGTGATCACGGCTGCAGCCAGCCGGACCGGACAGGAGACCTCCTTTGAGGTACGGATGCCGTGGTCTGCCATCTCCACGGGTATACCGGAGAATGGGGAGCTTCCGTTCACACTGCTGTTCAACGACAATGACGGCGCGGGCCGCCGGGGCTGGCTGGAATGGACACCGGGCATCGGCAAAGCCAAAAGTCCGGCTGACCATGCAGTGGTTCATCTGGTCCCTTCCGCCGCCCCTTGGAGCTTCTGGGTGGAAGGTCCCCGGGAGATCAATGTGAATACGACTGTCTCTTATTCGGTGTATGCTGTGAACACGACCAGTGAACCGCATAACCTCCATCTGTCATCCAGCCTGCCGGGCGTTGAAGTGGATTTCACGCTGCCTGCCGGCTCGGCCGCCGGATGGAGCCTGCCGTTCACCACGGCGGACCCCGGAGAGCAGCTGCTTAAATTCACGCTTGCGCAGCAAGGGAGTATTGCCGGCAAGAGGCAGGAGCTGAAGGTGACTGCGGTGCTCGATCCCGCAGAGATTGAGGCCATGCTGGACAGTGTGAATGCACAACTGCCCGGTCTGGAGCAGCTGCTGCTGCAATGTGAGGCACAAGGACTGTCCACAGATTATGAGCGCATTGATTATACCGTAATCAAGGACTTCATTGGTTACGGCAAGGAGGATATCGTGCAGGGGCGGCTCGGCAGAGCGCAGTATGTGGCGGCTGAGCTGGAGACGCTGCTTACGGGCAGCATGCAGCAGCTGGAGGGGTATCTGGACGGCAGCCTGACCCCGCAGTCCGCTCCCCGCTATGTCTCCGGACGCCCGGAGATTTCCGGATATTCCTTCTTCGGTGACACCATCGTGAGGAGTACGGGCGTCACCGAAGAACGGCCAATCTTCTTCACGGGCTACGGTCACTTCAACCAGGTGAAGCGGGACATTCCGAAGCTTCAGGATCTCGGAGCTAACGTAATCCAGATTGAGCTGGGGCCAAGGGATGTCATTCTGGACAAACAAGATTTCGTAAACCGTTACACCGTCAACCGCTCCGGTGCGGTGTCCGCTACAGCAGCAATTACAGAAGGGATAAGCCATTCCGGCAATCATTCCCTGAAGATTGCCAATGCATCGCCGCGGCAGTCGAATGTATTCATCAATGTCGCCCAGACCATAGCAGTAGAGCCGGAGACTACCTATGAATTCAAGGTATGGGTGAAGGGTGACAATGCCAGGAACGTCTGGTTCCCGGGCGGAACGGGCTGGAAGCAGCGTCAGCCGTTGCCTGGCGGAACCTATGACTGGACAGAAGTAACATTCGAATATACCACAGCGAAGGGGGAGGTATCCTACCCGCTGGTTATTTTATCCGAGAATACAGGTACGGTCTGGGTGGATGACTTAAGCGTCGTCAAGGCTGGGAGCATGGTGAATCTGATTCAGAATCCCGGCTTTGAGGATCTGGGCGGTTATTCCCCAGACAAGGAGTACGTTGTCTCCACCCGCAATATCCAATCGGAGCTGTTACCGGCGCTGCAGCGGGCTGAGGATTATGATGTTGCGGTCAATCTCCTGATATCCCCGCATTATTTTCCGGACTGGGTGCTCGCAAAGTGGCCGGAGCTGAAGGTGGAGAATAACGGCTCTATCAAATTCTCCCTGTTTGAGCCGATGGCCCAATCCATTATAGAGGATTATCTGCGAGCCTTGATTCCCGCCATCAAGGATTATGATTCGCTGCAGAGTCTTACGCTCACCAACGAATCGGTCTATACGGCCAATAAGGATGCCTATGCGATGCCTGCCTGGCACGAGTATCTTGAAGGCATCTATAACGGCGATATCGGGCAGCTGAACGGCGTCTATCAAACGGCCTATAGCTCTTTTACCGGAGTACCTATGCCTGAGAATATTACAGCTTCTCCGGCGTCTTATGACTATGTGCTGTTCAACCAGGATTACTTCGCCAGCTGGCATGAATGGATGGCCGGAATTATCCATGAGCTTGCTCCAGAGTTGCCTGTGCAGGCGAAAATCATGGGTGATCCCCGGGGTAGCCTGTCCTGGGGCGTGGATATCGAGCGCTTCTCGGAGTTCAGCCAGATCAACGGCAATGACAACTGGAATTATATCAACGAAGGCCCGAAGGGCTTCATGGAAGAACTCAGCTTCTATGATTTGCAGGCCTCCTTCAAAGAAGCCCCAGTCTTTAATTCGGAGCATCATCTGATCGCTGACGGGGACAAAATGTATACGCCGGAGCAGGCGAAGCATGTCCGTTCGGTACTGTGGCAGAGCGCGATTCACGGCCGGGGCGGCTCGGCCATCTGGGTATGGGAGCGGACTTACAATGAGACGGCCAGCACCGAGGGCA
This window contains:
- a CDS encoding ABC transporter permease, encoding MPKTLHQPSGPAAIRSKGLNKPGRGLLFYLYRDRYLYLFLIPAMSYFFLFKFVTLYGELIAFKDFRLLDGVWGSPWVGLKHFHTLFESADFWNVLRNTLLLNLYNLVFAFPAPILLALLLNELRVNWFKRAVQNMLYLPFFISWVVLAGIIVSLLSPSTGVVNAALRLFGIDPVYFMTSTLWWPVVFIVSTIWQSAGWGTIIYMAAISSIDPGLYEAAKIDGATKLRQIWHITLPGIRGTIGVLLVLQMGKMMDVGFEHIFNLQNAAVFSVSDVISTFVYRTGLQNAQYSLATAVGLFQALIGLILVLTVNKIVKKLGEGGLW
- a CDS encoding helix-turn-helix domain-containing protein, producing MKRRISAKVQLIYTALFILIILMTVAISYISSIRQLERQVIGSNQNVLSQISKRVDSTLQEIDLTTINLLRSNDTRSFFEDAGPDSAQHLLGLSMLQDQLGNNLAANFNMKAIYLYSEKSGKLLSASDYYPLKSAPSMGWINSFTGSGKTGKWNASPPAAESSDFLLVRNYPFTAGPKDRSGVMVTRINEKSISKMFGDLQFSDSYNVFLVDRNGNVLSHKDPKLIHQSILDNSYASRVLAREGRGYVVEKTATGKNLVFYDNSAYTGWKLIYIVSQQQLSTLSLTVRYILIAMAVLMVVIAVSASRFVNHRWFAPMEFFIARLEEITVRTPSGFQSATSSQALSYNDLQNRIEQVFTGYSIAEKKLHESIPALKLQIMFDILTGNRTKFTSAEPMLNHVGIELYPQHYIVLTIEFDNKAMLEKVGDMNLYLYALCNVAEEMIRSRQDKVKGAAIQMNDDQAVMILSFRDAGRAENTAEARSFGEYFMAYVEVQFRRTISVSMGEYYDHFQDIRKSYLESAGLISCKILMGHNALITSNDVGAWDSGRLLEVFESVDAVQETVKQVDAEKTGIVLEELFKRAARCNLSKEMMVQLCLQVILKALRTAADSSLNEQFQTEHEAVFIRLQQCETLYEMRMVLSSLMTELIQSLQEKRSSKKKSSELIESVLSYITEHYAQSDISVNYLADRFSISPNYLSKLFKEYTFSNFVDYLIEVRMKAAHRLLLETPMKLNDIAEQVGYTNFSSFLRNFKKYYGMTPTEYRQLHLNS
- a CDS encoding extracellular solute-binding protein; the encoded protein is MYRNRKLTPAFLAVLLLGTAALSACGNSNGNAGTSEGPSPAAASQAPSADPYASLPKEISGSIYDRGQVATGEGSYEENRWTKYINENSGVKVSWVPIPRNQEADKFNVLIASDQAPDMMTTFNRDFIVRWADEGAIQPLDEYIDKYSTSYKKYLQEHPELKPYLTLDDGKIYAIASMRPARANTAIFIRQDWLDKLGLAMPTSVDELVEVAKAFRDKDPDGNGAADTIPMAMSTAYTAITDDWYMARSAAWFVEDGKLTQSFFTERYKDALAFRQLAYHESLVDKEFATDKEFSRQKQLWTTGRSGIYFSNLNMDNTITELRKNNPEATLAAVPPLSTKYGTNGYEVEVPNHLLTAFNKNMKNPQAAMEFIDWMLDSGWEPLTYGTEGVHYQLKDSIPVTTDFDKWKTEVGYASEYRLVQQEQQTPDYLVTRAGDSKDDQDMAALKSTIIKNSETYTFRKDLPYIPPVAEYASIAGQFETKWKEINTRMAMSNQTPDEAVEELRQAWNSLDGDSVTAKVQAWYDANKDKLK
- a CDS encoding carbohydrate ABC transporter permease, translated to MVNRLKSMPLYLFLALCAFITVFPLLNILAMSLSSSRAIISGEVVLWPVEITVQAYKQLFIDGQLLIALKNTVIITAVGTILQMIATTLAAYTLSKRRLKGRQIFTFMVMFSMLFGTGLIPLFLLVKQLHLINTFWAIWLPGLVSAYNLFVMKSFFEGLPAELEESATIDGATDLTVFFKLTLPLSKPILAAISLFYAVALWNTYSNALYFISKSQLLPVTVKLYQMLQTPIDSLLAGGDSSQYIQPEGLKAAAIIITVLPILCVYPFLQKHFIKGVLLGSVKG